One Methylocapsa sp. D3K7 DNA window includes the following coding sequences:
- a CDS encoding phospholipase D-like domain-containing protein codes for MLGSVIASHLSMIAGVAMTLVLVSRMVRQRRSATSTTAWLLAILLIPWIGIPAYLVFGGRKLSAALMLKPPLGLAPPAAALPPGQAGADQLLQSYGLPRAQSRNRFSLCVDGVDIFNRFIETIESAEKRVHMASFILHPDPVGLAVIEALARRARAGVEVRLLLDGVGSFHTSRRSLDPLIRAGGDVAFFLPVRLVHFTRTNMRNHRKMLIADDQRAVAGGANVAVEYMGPTSDSKRWRDLSFLLEGPAVRDYAAIFAADWRFVTGKRIDPASEPATAAGEAVVQIAPSGPDVPGDPVYAAIVSAAFAARRRFWIVTPYFIPPDGLAGALALAAHRGVDVRVYVPDPSNHFIADLARGQPLRDAAAAGVSVIRFIGGMVHAKIVVVDDALAMVGSVNIDPRSLFLNFEANAIVYGADQVGAVANWIETLHDTMQKGVPAVSTFRDTLEGVARMLDPLL; via the coding sequence ATGCTTGGATCGGTGATCGCTTCTCATTTATCGATGATTGCCGGCGTGGCTATGACGCTGGTTCTCGTTTCGCGCATGGTGCGCCAGCGCCGCTCCGCTACCAGCACGACGGCGTGGCTATTGGCGATCTTGCTCATCCCTTGGATCGGCATCCCAGCCTATCTCGTTTTTGGCGGACGGAAGCTTAGCGCCGCCTTGATGCTGAAACCTCCGCTCGGCTTGGCCCCGCCGGCGGCGGCGCTCCCGCCTGGCCAAGCCGGAGCCGACCAATTGTTGCAGAGCTACGGCCTGCCGAGGGCACAGTCCAGGAATCGCTTTTCGCTCTGCGTCGATGGCGTCGATATTTTCAACCGCTTCATCGAGACGATCGAAAGCGCGGAGAAGCGCGTTCACATGGCGAGCTTCATCCTGCATCCGGACCCGGTTGGGCTTGCCGTTATCGAGGCACTGGCGCGCCGCGCGCGGGCCGGTGTCGAAGTGCGCTTGCTGCTCGACGGCGTAGGATCGTTTCATACATCGAGGCGCTCGCTCGATCCCTTGATCCGGGCTGGTGGAGACGTCGCGTTTTTTCTTCCCGTGCGTCTCGTGCATTTCACTCGCACCAACATGCGCAACCATCGCAAGATGCTGATTGCCGACGATCAGAGGGCGGTGGCCGGCGGCGCCAATGTCGCGGTTGAATATATGGGGCCGACGTCTGACTCGAAGCGCTGGCGCGACTTGTCCTTTCTGCTCGAGGGTCCGGCAGTTCGCGATTATGCCGCAATCTTCGCCGCGGATTGGCGCTTCGTCACCGGCAAGCGCATTGACCCGGCCTCGGAACCAGCGACCGCCGCAGGCGAAGCCGTGGTGCAGATCGCGCCTTCGGGACCGGATGTGCCGGGTGATCCCGTTTACGCGGCCATCGTCTCGGCCGCATTCGCGGCGCGGCGGCGCTTTTGGATCGTGACGCCCTATTTCATCCCGCCAGATGGGCTCGCAGGGGCGCTTGCCCTTGCGGCTCATCGCGGTGTCGACGTGCGGGTCTATGTTCCAGACCCATCGAACCATTTTATTGCGGACCTTGCTCGCGGCCAGCCGCTCCGCGACGCGGCGGCCGCGGGCGTGAGCGTGATCCGCTTTATCGGCGGCATGGTGCATGCGAAAATTGTCGTCGTCGACGACGCACTCGCCATGGTCGGCTCTGTCAACATCGACCCGCGCAGCCTGTTTTTGAACTTCGAGGCAAACGCCATCGTCTATGGCGCCGATCAAGTCGGCGCGGTAGCCAACTGGATTGAGACTCTGCATGACACAATGCAAAAAGGGGTTCCGGCCGTTTCGACCTTTCGAGACACGCTCGAAGGCGTCGCCCGGATGCTCGATCCGTTGCTATGA